One Oryza sativa Japonica Group chromosome 8, ASM3414082v1 DNA window includes the following coding sequences:
- the LOC4345631 gene encoding protein FLX-like 3, whose amino-acid sequence MAGRHRIPREYYDERRGFRDGPPPPLARARPISPRRLEEELSSRRAEMRRIHDDNQRLADEIVGLRQAMPRLKEDLHAASQAIPKLRAEKELESRELTQRNLKLEAELRSLEPLRQDALQLRSEAGKLQSIRQEMTAKVQGLLKELEHQNSENQKIPVMIAERDALRQELVRMRGTLEYEKKARPDLTAQVQAMEKDLVSMAQESEKLRAEIKKRNAPSFSGHGAYGPPMATPGMGLQGVYDDGYPSIGSRYGTGSWAPHDPHGYPQL is encoded by the exons CGAGGATTTCGTGATGGCCCCCCACCTCCACTTGCTCGAGCAAGGCCCATCTCTCCACGTCGCTTGGAGGAGGAGCTGTCTAGCCGCCGTGCTGAGATGCGCAGAATCCATGATGACAATCAGCGCCTAGCTGATGAAATTGTTGGTCTCAGGCAGGCAATGCCTCGTCTGAAGGAAGATCTCCATGCCGCAAGTCAAGCTATACCCAAGCTTCGTGCAGAAAAAGAACTTGAGTCAAGGGAGCTGACTCAGAGGAATCTGAAGTTGGAAGCTGAACTACGTTCCTTAGAACCCCTCAGGCAAGATGCCTTACAGCTACGGTCCGAGGCCGGGAAACTACAGTCAATAAGGCAAGAGATGACTGCAAAGGTGCAGGGGTTGTTAAAAGAGCTTGAGCATCAGAATTCTGAGAACCAGAAAATACCTGTCATGATAGCTGAACGTGATGCTCTTCGGCAGGAACTAGTCCGAATGAG GGGAACCCTTGAGTACGAGAAGAAGGCAAGGCCTGATCTGACAGCACAGGTGCAGGCAATGGAGAAGGATCTTGTTTCTATGGCTCAGGAATCTGAGAAGCTGAGGGCTGAGATTAAGAAGAGAAATGCACCCA GTTTCAGCGGCCATGGAGCTTATGGACCACCAATGGCGACTCCAGGGATGGGCCTGCAAGGCGTCTATGATGATGGCTATCCTTCCATAGGCAGCCGCTATGGCACTGGATCTTGGGCACCACATGATCCCCATGGTTATCCACAACTGTGA